A region of Solanum dulcamara chromosome 7, daSolDulc1.2, whole genome shotgun sequence DNA encodes the following proteins:
- the LOC129895977 gene encoding uncharacterized protein LOC129895977 isoform X2 — MEDKSSDYYAVLGLKKECTETELRNAYKKLALKWHPDRCSASGNSKFVDEAKKKFQAIQEAYSVLSDANKRFLYDVGVYDSGDDDDENGMGDFLNEMAAMMSQNKSNENQGETFEELQDMFDEMFHSDIGTFSSSSRTGTPSMCSTSSSTSSSETFFTFSNGRSSGEMKSASSVKGDSCQFQGFCVGTGGTSRKCNERERSWKKISKSGRKQ, encoded by the exons ATGGAAGACAAAAGCAGTGATTATTATGCAGTTTTGGGGTTGAAGAAGGAATGCACTGAAACAGAGCTTAGGAATGCTTACAAGAAGCTTGCACTG AAATGGCACCCAGATCGCTGTTCAGCATCGGGGAATTCGAAGTTTGTAGATGAAGCAAAGAAGAAATTTCAGGCAATTCAAGAAGCATATTCTG TGTTATCGGATGCCAACAAAAGGTTTCTGTACGATGTAGGAGTTTATGACTCTGGTGATGATGATGACGAAAAT GGCATGGGTGATTTCCTGAATGAAATGGCAGCTATGATGAGCCAAAATAAGTCCAAT GAAAATCAGGGAGAAACCTTTGAGGAATTGCAGGATATGTTTGACGAAATGTTCCACAGTGATATTGGGacgttttcttcttcttctcggACTGGAACTCCTTCAATGTGTTCTACTTCGTCGTCCACATCTTCCAGCGAAACCTTTTTTACCTTTTCCAACGGAAGAAGTTCAGGTGAAATGAAGTCGGCTAGTAGTGTAAAAGGCGATTCTTGCCAATTCCAAGGATTTTGTGTAGGG ACAGGCGGAACATCTAGAAAATGCAATGAAAGAGAACGGAGTTGGAAGAAAATTTCCAAAAGTGGACGGAAGCAATAG
- the LOC129895980 gene encoding auxin-responsive protein SAUR71-like: MGVKASKLTKLIGIGLVGKRLKPGGAAVMTPRGYVPVDVGVNLNESKRFMVHTTALYDAEFLEMLSRSAEEYGFRNQGILRIPYETKTFEERMFNVGICAGGSNRISPKIRGPE, encoded by the coding sequence ATGGGCGTTAAAGCGAGCAAATTGACCAAGCTGATTGGGATCGGACTGGTCGGGAAACGGCTTAAACCCGGAGGAGCTGCCGTTATGACACCGAGAGGCTATGTTCCTGTTGATGTTGGAGTAAACCTTAATGAATCGAAGCGATTTATGGTACACACAACGGCTCTCTACGATGCTGAATTTTTAGAGATGTTGTCACGATCGGCCGAGGAATATGGATTTCGCAACCAAGGTATTCTGAGAATTCCTTACGAGACTAAAACTTTCGAGGAACGTATGTTTAATGTTGGTATTTGTGCTGGTGGGAGTAATCGAATTAGTCCGAAAATCAGGGGACCAGAATAA
- the LOC129895977 gene encoding uncharacterized protein LOC129895977 isoform X1, whose product MEDKSSDYYAVLGLKKECTETELRNAYKKLALKWHPDRCSASGNSKFVDEAKKKFQAIQEAYSVLSDANKRFLYDVGVYDSGDDDDENGMGDFLNEMAAMMSQNKSNENQGETFEELQDMFDEMFHSDIGTFSSSSRTGTPSMCSTSSSTSSSETFFTFSNGRSSGEMKSASSVKGDSCQFQGFCVGAEHLENAMKENGVGRKFPKVDGSNRSGRLFLSKDRENQLNCSCLVLV is encoded by the exons ATGGAAGACAAAAGCAGTGATTATTATGCAGTTTTGGGGTTGAAGAAGGAATGCACTGAAACAGAGCTTAGGAATGCTTACAAGAAGCTTGCACTG AAATGGCACCCAGATCGCTGTTCAGCATCGGGGAATTCGAAGTTTGTAGATGAAGCAAAGAAGAAATTTCAGGCAATTCAAGAAGCATATTCTG TGTTATCGGATGCCAACAAAAGGTTTCTGTACGATGTAGGAGTTTATGACTCTGGTGATGATGATGACGAAAAT GGCATGGGTGATTTCCTGAATGAAATGGCAGCTATGATGAGCCAAAATAAGTCCAAT GAAAATCAGGGAGAAACCTTTGAGGAATTGCAGGATATGTTTGACGAAATGTTCCACAGTGATATTGGGacgttttcttcttcttctcggACTGGAACTCCTTCAATGTGTTCTACTTCGTCGTCCACATCTTCCAGCGAAACCTTTTTTACCTTTTCCAACGGAAGAAGTTCAGGTGAAATGAAGTCGGCTAGTAGTGTAAAAGGCGATTCTTGCCAATTCCAAGGATTTTGTGTAGGG GCGGAACATCTAGAAAATGCAATGAAAGAGAACGGAGTTGGAAGAAAATTTCCAAAAGTGGACGGAAGCAATAGGAGTGGACGATTATTTTTATCCAAGGATAGGGAAAATCAATTGAACTGCAGCTGCTTAGTCCTGGTTTAA
- the LOC129895978 gene encoding 17.4 kDa class III heat shock protein: MSTVVDVVSQLLFPESNERLVYPSRSNESSENRGSIPMDILDTQKGYIFYMDVPGLSKSDIQVTVEDENTLVIRSNGKRKHDESEEGCKYVRLERKPPLKLMRKFKLPNNCNVSAITAKCENGVLTVVVEKLPPPSKSKTVEVAIS, encoded by the exons ATGAGCACTGTTGTGGATGTGGTGAGCCAGCTTCTCTTTCCAGAATCCAATGAGAGGCTAGTGTATCCGTCCAGATCAAATGAGAGCAGTGAGAACCGGGGTAGCATTCCAATGGACATTCTTGATACCCAAAAAGGGTATATTTTCTACATGGATGTTCCTGGTTTATCCAAATCTGACATTCAG GTGACGGTGGAAGATGAGAACACACTCGTGATACGAAGCAACGGGAAGAGAAAGCACGATGAGAGTGAAGAGGGGTGCAAGTACGTGAGGTTGGAGAGGAAGCCACCCCTCAAACTGATGAGGAAGTTCAAGCTGCCCAACAACTGCAATGTTTCTGCTATTACTGCTAAATGTGAGAATGGGGTGTTAACAGTAGTAGTTGAAAAGCTGCCTCCACCTTCTAAGTCTAAGACTGTGGAAGTtgcaatttcatga